A section of the Sphingomonas ginsenosidivorax genome encodes:
- a CDS encoding YbaB/EbfC family nucleoid-associated protein, which produces MKNIDEILAMAQNVQSELEKAQANLDTIEVEGASGGGLVKVKASAKGRIIGIAIDDSLMVASEKQMLEDLLTAAFNDARAKADAVSGTEMSKMTSGLQLPPGFKLPF; this is translated from the coding sequence ATGAAGAATATCGATGAAATCCTCGCCATGGCGCAGAACGTCCAGAGCGAGCTCGAAAAGGCGCAGGCCAATCTCGACACGATCGAGGTCGAGGGCGCGTCGGGCGGCGGGCTGGTCAAGGTGAAGGCGTCCGCGAAGGGCCGTATCATCGGCATCGCGATCGACGATTCGCTGATGGTGGCGAGCGAGAAGCAGATGCTCGAGGACCTGCTCACCGCGGCGTTCAACGACGCGCGCGCGAAGGCGGACGCGGTATCGGGCACGGAAATGTCCAAGATGACCAGCGGGCTTCAGCTACCGCCGGGCTTCAAGCTGCCGTTCTGA
- a CDS encoding threonine ammonia-lyase → MTILRQPTRAGLRDAAEKIARILPPTPLFVHEINGVDVALKAESLQPIGAFKIRGAWHRLTALDAAARAKGVVAFSSGNHAQGVAWAARKLGIAATIVMPSDAPRLKRESTLALGAEVVTYDRATESRETIAARLAEARGATLVPSFDDAWIIEGQGTAGLEAAAQMAAIGFGAPTRVAIPCGGGGLAAGIALALPDAAITIVEPEGWDDMTRSLEASWIEPVGPNPPPTACDSLQTLRVSPLTFDVLSRRDATGVAVSEAETAAAQRWAAEKLRLVIEPGGAVALAAVLAGKVPVEKGLLVILSGGNVDLAGYAKAIGA, encoded by the coding sequence GTGACGATTTTGCGACAGCCGACACGGGCAGGGCTCAGGGACGCCGCCGAGAAGATCGCGCGGATCCTGCCGCCGACGCCGCTTTTCGTCCACGAAATCAACGGTGTGGACGTCGCCTTGAAGGCCGAATCGCTGCAGCCGATCGGCGCGTTCAAGATCCGCGGGGCGTGGCACCGGCTGACGGCGCTCGACGCTGCCGCCCGCGCGAAGGGGGTGGTGGCGTTCTCCAGCGGCAACCATGCGCAAGGGGTCGCTTGGGCCGCGCGCAAACTGGGGATCGCCGCGACGATCGTGATGCCGTCCGACGCGCCGCGGCTGAAGCGCGAGTCGACGCTGGCACTGGGCGCCGAGGTCGTGACCTACGACCGCGCCACCGAATCGCGCGAAACGATCGCGGCGCGCCTTGCCGAAGCGCGCGGCGCGACGCTGGTGCCGAGCTTCGACGACGCCTGGATCATCGAGGGGCAGGGGACGGCGGGGCTGGAAGCCGCCGCGCAGATGGCGGCGATCGGGTTCGGCGCACCGACCCGCGTCGCGATCCCCTGCGGCGGCGGCGGGCTGGCAGCCGGCATCGCCCTCGCGCTGCCGGACGCCGCGATCACGATCGTCGAACCCGAAGGCTGGGACGACATGACGCGCAGCCTGGAGGCATCGTGGATCGAACCCGTCGGCCCCAACCCGCCGCCGACCGCGTGCGATTCGCTGCAGACCCTGCGCGTGTCGCCGCTGACCTTCGACGTGCTGTCACGCCGCGACGCGACCGGCGTGGCGGTCAGTGAGGCGGAGACCGCCGCCGCGCAGCGCTGGGCGGCGGAGAAACTGCGGCTGGTGATCGAGCCGGGGGGTGCGGTGGCGCTCGCGGCGGTTCTCGCGGGCAAGGTGCCGGTCGAGAAGGGGCTGCTCGTCATCCTGTCGGGCGGCAATGTCGATCTGGCCGGCTATGCCAAGGCGATCGGCGCATGA
- a CDS encoding 2Fe-2S iron-sulfur cluster-binding protein: MIVHFIGRDGTTSSVVADDGARLLDVAQADGQPLEGTCEGDLACATCHVIVDAADFARLPPATEDEEDMLDLASNATRTSRLACQIRLTAALDGLTVRMPG; this comes from the coding sequence ATGATCGTCCACTTCATCGGCCGTGACGGCACCACCAGCAGCGTCGTCGCGGACGACGGCGCGCGGCTGCTCGACGTCGCGCAGGCGGACGGCCAGCCGCTCGAGGGTACGTGCGAAGGCGATCTCGCCTGCGCGACCTGCCACGTCATCGTCGATGCCGCCGACTTCGCGCGCCTGCCGCCGGCCACCGAGGACGAGGAGGATATGCTGGATCTCGCGTCCAATGCCACGCGCACGAGCCGTCTCGCCTGCCAGATCCGGCTGACGGCCGCGCTCGACGGGCTGACCGTGCGGATGCCAGGCTAA
- a CDS encoding RluA family pseudouridine synthase: MDRGVSIIDASITTAADGLRLDRALANILPDMSRARIQALIAAGAVSRDGRPVLDTSRRATLGETFAVAVPAPTPLHNEPQDIPLVVAYEDDDLIVIDKPAGLVVHPAAGNYDGTLVNALLHHCAGNLSGIGGVVRPGIVHRIDKDTSGLMVAAKSDRAHEGLARQFADHSIDRRYKAIVGGVPRPLAGTVDAPLARSLQNRKKIAIVAGGKRAVTHYTTLTPLRDAALVECRLETGRTHQVRVHMASLGHALLGDPVYSRTKHAQKLLLETLGFRRQALHAARLGFIHPVSMVTLSFDSEMPADMQELFSQLHV, from the coding sequence ATGGACCGGGGGGTTTCCATCATCGACGCATCGATTACTACAGCGGCCGACGGGCTGCGGCTGGATCGTGCGCTGGCGAATATCCTGCCCGACATGTCCCGGGCGCGCATCCAGGCGCTGATCGCCGCCGGCGCGGTCTCCCGCGACGGTCGCCCCGTTCTCGACACGTCCAGGCGGGCGACACTCGGAGAGACCTTCGCTGTCGCCGTCCCCGCCCCCACGCCGCTCCACAACGAACCACAGGATATCCCGCTCGTCGTCGCGTACGAAGACGACGACCTGATCGTCATCGACAAGCCCGCCGGGCTGGTCGTGCATCCGGCCGCGGGCAACTACGACGGGACGCTGGTCAACGCGCTGCTCCATCACTGCGCCGGCAATCTTTCCGGCATCGGTGGCGTCGTGCGACCGGGCATCGTCCACCGCATCGACAAGGACACGTCGGGGCTGATGGTCGCCGCCAAGTCCGACCGAGCGCACGAAGGGCTTGCCCGGCAGTTCGCGGATCACAGCATCGACCGCCGCTACAAGGCGATCGTCGGCGGCGTGCCGCGACCGTTGGCGGGCACCGTTGACGCCCCGCTCGCGCGCAGTCTGCAGAACCGCAAGAAGATCGCGATCGTCGCGGGCGGCAAGCGCGCGGTCACGCACTACACGACGCTGACCCCGCTGCGCGACGCCGCGCTGGTGGAGTGCAGGCTCGAAACGGGGCGCACGCATCAGGTCCGCGTGCATATGGCGTCGCTCGGCCACGCCTTGCTCGGCGATCCCGTCTATAGTAGAACAAAGCACGCTCAAAAGTTGCTGCTCGAAACGCTCGGTTTCCGGCGGCAGGCATTGCACGCTGCACGCCTGGGGTTCATTCATCCCGTGAGTATGGTCACCTTGTCGTTCGACAGCGAAATGCCTGCCGATATGCAGGAACTGTTCAGCCAGCTTCACGTATAG
- a CDS encoding DUF3253 domain-containing protein, whose protein sequence is MALVDRRAPEATVCPSEVARAIATTADAWRDAMPAVHAAVDGLVADGVVSLSWKGVPLAVRAGPYRIRRVLPE, encoded by the coding sequence ATGGCGCTCGTCGACCGGCGGGCGCCGGAGGCGACGGTCTGTCCGAGCGAGGTGGCCAGGGCGATTGCTACCACGGCGGATGCGTGGCGCGACGCGATGCCGGCGGTTCATGCGGCCGTCGACGGGCTGGTGGCGGATGGGGTGGTGAGTTTGAGTTGGAAGGGTGTGCCGCTTGCGGTGCGGGCGGGACCGTACCGGATCAGGCGGGTGCTGCCCGAGTAG
- a CDS encoding DNA polymerase III subunit gamma/tau, giving the protein MSDSFDLGEPPQPATRAPDAAYRVLARKYRPQTFSELIGQDAMVQTLGNAIKRDRLAHAFLMTGVRGVGKTSTARLIAKALNCIGPDGQGGPTIDPCGVCEPCRAIAEGRFMDVIEMDAASHTGVDDVREIIDASRYSAVSARFKIYIIDEVHMLTKNAFNALLKTLEEPPAHVKFLFATTEVNKVPVTVLSRCQRFDLRRISAEQLAAHFAWVSEQEGVVAEPEALMLIARAAEGSARDGLSILDQAIAHGSLDGAGVTADAVRQMLGLSDRGAVRDLLGLILDTDAAGALASLRRQYDYGVDPVSVLRSLMETVHGITLTKVGTPPDAAQPMEERAARADWAAALSFPSLHRLWQLFLKGHDEVAKAALPIEAAEMALLRAIHASSLPDPGELARQIASGAPVATIAAPAAPTPAPAPAPEPVATGPVFPDTFEALVNRLDDSGSIAIAARLRHSARVVSYAPPEIVLSGSRPISADTLAEFGAALKALTQQAWRVTMADAPGEPTLREMQDAADAANKQRYMDSPMMKAAREAFPDAELETWPGQRSNA; this is encoded by the coding sequence ATGTCAGACTCCTTCGACCTCGGCGAACCGCCGCAGCCCGCGACCAGGGCGCCCGACGCCGCCTACCGCGTCCTCGCGCGCAAATATCGGCCGCAGACCTTTTCCGAACTGATCGGCCAGGACGCGATGGTCCAGACGCTCGGCAACGCGATCAAGCGCGACCGGCTCGCGCATGCCTTCCTGATGACCGGCGTCCGCGGGGTCGGCAAGACGTCGACCGCGCGACTGATCGCCAAGGCGCTCAACTGCATCGGCCCGGACGGGCAGGGCGGCCCGACGATCGACCCCTGCGGCGTCTGCGAACCGTGCCGCGCGATCGCCGAGGGGCGGTTCATGGACGTGATCGAGATGGACGCCGCCAGCCATACCGGCGTCGACGACGTCCGCGAGATCATCGACGCGTCGCGCTATTCGGCGGTCAGCGCGCGCTTCAAGATCTACATCATCGACGAAGTCCACATGCTCACCAAGAACGCGTTCAACGCGCTCCTGAAGACGCTGGAGGAACCGCCGGCGCATGTGAAATTCCTGTTCGCGACAACCGAGGTCAACAAGGTCCCGGTCACGGTGCTGTCGCGCTGCCAGCGCTTCGACCTGCGCCGCATCTCCGCCGAGCAGTTGGCGGCGCATTTCGCCTGGGTGTCCGAGCAGGAGGGTGTCGTCGCCGAACCCGAGGCGCTCATGCTGATCGCCCGCGCCGCCGAAGGCTCCGCGCGCGACGGCCTGTCGATCCTCGATCAGGCGATCGCACATGGCAGCCTCGACGGCGCGGGCGTCACCGCGGACGCGGTGCGGCAGATGCTCGGCCTGTCCGATCGCGGCGCGGTGCGCGACCTGCTCGGCCTGATCCTCGACACGGACGCAGCGGGTGCGCTCGCGTCGCTGCGGCGGCAATATGATTACGGCGTCGATCCCGTCTCGGTGCTGCGTTCGCTGATGGAGACGGTCCACGGGATCACGCTGACCAAGGTCGGGACGCCGCCCGACGCAGCGCAGCCGATGGAGGAGCGCGCGGCGCGGGCCGACTGGGCGGCCGCGCTGTCGTTCCCGTCGCTGCACCGGCTCTGGCAGCTGTTCCTCAAGGGCCATGACGAGGTCGCCAAGGCTGCGCTGCCGATCGAGGCGGCGGAAATGGCGCTGCTCCGCGCGATCCATGCGTCGAGCCTGCCCGATCCCGGCGAGCTCGCCCGGCAGATCGCGAGCGGCGCGCCTGTGGCCACGATCGCAGCTCCTGCCGCACCGACGCCCGCCCCGGCGCCGGCGCCCGAACCCGTCGCCACCGGCCCGGTGTTCCCCGACACCTTCGAGGCGCTGGTCAACCGGCTCGACGACAGCGGCTCGATCGCGATCGCCGCGCGGCTGCGCCACAGCGCCCGCGTCGTCAGCTATGCCCCGCCGGAGATCGTGCTCAGCGGCAGCCGGCCTATCTCCGCCGATACGCTCGCCGAGTTCGGTGCCGCGCTGAAGGCGCTGACGCAGCAGGCGTGGCGCGTGACGATGGCCGATGCCCCGGGCGAGCCGACCTTGCGCGAGATGCAGGACGCCGCTGACGCAGCGAACAAGCAGCGCTATATGGACTCCCCCATGATGAAGGCCGCGCGCGAGGCGTTCCCCGACGCGGAACTCGAAACCTGGCCCGGCCAACGGAGCAACGCATGA
- the rpoH gene encoding RNA polymerase sigma factor RpoH, whose protein sequence is MAARSNVPATIPALGSEAGLNRYLAEIKKFPILQPEQEFMLAKRFQEHGDTDAAAQLVTSHLRLVAKIAMGYRGYGLPTSELISEGNIGLMQGVKKFEPDRGFRLATYAMWWIRASIQEYILRSWSLVKMGTTAAQKKLFFNLRRMKSRLDAFEDGDLRPEHVTKIATDLGVAETDVVSMNRRMAMGGDTSLNVPMREDGEGQWQDWLQDDAPLQDKIVADAQEADVRHSMLVSAMDDLNEREQHILTERRLTDDPKTLEELSQVYNVSRERVRQIEVRAFEKLQKAMMRIAGEKRLLAA, encoded by the coding sequence ATGGCAGCCCGCAGCAACGTCCCGGCGACCATTCCCGCTCTCGGCAGCGAAGCGGGTCTCAATCGCTATCTCGCCGAGATCAAGAAATTCCCGATCCTGCAGCCCGAGCAGGAGTTCATGCTCGCCAAGCGGTTCCAGGAGCATGGCGACACCGATGCGGCGGCGCAACTCGTCACCTCGCATCTTCGCCTCGTTGCGAAGATCGCGATGGGCTATCGCGGCTACGGTCTGCCGACGTCGGAACTGATCTCCGAGGGCAATATCGGCCTGATGCAGGGCGTGAAGAAATTCGAGCCCGACCGCGGCTTCCGTCTCGCTACCTATGCGATGTGGTGGATCCGCGCCTCGATACAGGAATATATCCTGCGGTCGTGGAGCCTCGTGAAGATGGGCACCACCGCGGCGCAGAAGAAGCTGTTCTTCAACCTGCGCCGGATGAAGAGCCGGCTCGACGCGTTCGAGGACGGCGATCTGCGCCCTGAGCACGTCACCAAGATCGCGACCGACCTTGGCGTTGCCGAGACCGACGTCGTCAGCATGAACCGCCGCATGGCGATGGGCGGCGACACCTCGCTGAACGTCCCGATGCGCGAGGATGGCGAAGGTCAGTGGCAGGACTGGCTGCAGGACGATGCGCCGCTGCAGGACAAGATCGTAGCGGACGCGCAGGAAGCCGATGTCCGGCACTCGATGCTCGTCTCGGCGATGGACGACCTCAACGAGCGCGAGCAGCATATCCTGACCGAGCGCCGCCTGACCGACGACCCCAAGACGCTCGAGGAGCTGTCGCAGGTCTACAACGTGTCGCGCGAGCGCGTTCGGCAGATCGAGGTTCGCGCGTTCGAGAAGCTACAGAAGGCGATGATGCGCATCGCCGGCGAGAAGCGCCTGCTCGCCGCCTGA
- a CDS encoding alpha/beta hydrolase, with amino-acid sequence MPEVIFPGPEGRLEGRFAPGPRPRAPVAMILHPHPSAGGTMNNAIVQQLYKTFQRRGFATLRFNFRGVGKSQGVFDNGVGELSDAASALDWVQSFHPEAQTTWIAGVSFGAWIGMQLLMRRPEIRGFISIAPPANLYDFTFLAPCPSSGIIIQGEGDEVATPGATQKLVDKLRTQKHITIHHDTIPKANHFFEHEMPQLMGSVDKYLDMRLDPNSPIR; translated from the coding sequence ATGCCAGAAGTCATTTTTCCCGGCCCCGAAGGCCGTCTCGAAGGTCGTTTCGCGCCGGGCCCGCGCCCGCGCGCACCCGTTGCGATGATCCTGCACCCGCATCCGTCGGCGGGCGGCACGATGAACAACGCGATCGTCCAGCAGCTCTACAAGACCTTCCAGCGCCGCGGCTTCGCGACGCTGCGGTTCAATTTCCGCGGCGTGGGCAAGAGCCAGGGCGTGTTCGACAACGGCGTCGGGGAATTGTCGGATGCGGCGAGCGCACTCGACTGGGTGCAGAGCTTCCATCCCGAGGCACAGACGACCTGGATCGCGGGCGTCAGCTTCGGCGCGTGGATCGGCATGCAGCTGCTGATGCGCCGCCCCGAGATCCGCGGCTTCATCTCGATCGCACCGCCGGCGAACCTGTACGACTTCACCTTCCTGGCGCCGTGCCCGTCGAGCGGGATCATCATCCAGGGCGAGGGCGACGAGGTCGCGACCCCGGGTGCCACGCAGAAGCTGGTCGACAAGCTGCGCACGCAGAAGCACATCACGATCCATCACGACACGATCCCGAAGGCGAACCACTTCTTCGAGCACGAGATGCCGCAGCTGATGGGCAGCGTGGACAAGTATCTGGACATGCGGCTGGACCCGAACTCGCCGATCCGGTGA
- a CDS encoding cysteine desulfurase family protein, translated as MEPTLARTYLDHAATTPMRPEAIAAVAEGMTRWANPSSPHAEGRAARAALEDARRRIAAALDWPHHVILTSGASEAIALGLRGRGEVPRLAVEHDAVLRAGQGAIIPVDADGVARSLPGGFLAVQSANSETGVLQDAPQSALRDCSQTAGKMPLPDADMIVVSAHKLGGPPGIGALLVRDLGLLDPTGGQERGYRAGTENLPGALGFAAALEAPRDWFDAMAGFRADLDAAVLAGGGEIVVAEAPRIPTIAAYRMPGVSSAAQLIRFDMAGFAVSAGSACSSGSMRPSHVLAAMGYSPEAAGEVVRVSFGWTTTADDVARFADLWTRTARDVRRAA; from the coding sequence TTGGAACCGACCCTGGCCCGCACCTATCTCGATCACGCCGCGACCACGCCGATGCGCCCCGAGGCGATCGCGGCGGTGGCGGAGGGCATGACGCGCTGGGCGAACCCGTCCTCGCCGCATGCCGAGGGTCGCGCGGCGCGCGCGGCGCTCGAGGATGCACGCAGGCGGATCGCGGCGGCGCTCGACTGGCCGCATCACGTCATCCTGACCAGCGGCGCGAGCGAGGCGATCGCGCTGGGGCTCCGGGGCCGGGGTGAGGTACCCCGGCTCGCGGTCGAGCATGACGCGGTGCTGCGCGCGGGGCAGGGGGCGATCATCCCGGTCGATGCCGACGGCGTCGCACGGTCGCTGCCGGGTGGTTTCCTCGCGGTCCAGTCCGCCAACAGCGAGACCGGGGTGCTGCAGGACGCACCGCAGTCCGCGCTGCGCGACTGCTCGCAGACCGCGGGCAAAATGCCGCTGCCCGATGCCGACATGATCGTCGTCTCCGCGCACAAGCTCGGCGGTCCGCCGGGGATCGGCGCGCTGCTCGTCCGCGACCTCGGCCTGCTCGATCCGACCGGTGGCCAGGAACGCGGCTATCGTGCGGGGACCGAGAACCTGCCGGGGGCGCTCGGCTTCGCGGCCGCGCTGGAAGCGCCGCGCGACTGGTTCGACGCGATGGCGGGCTTCCGCGCGGACCTCGACGCGGCGGTCCTGGCTGGCGGTGGCGAGATCGTCGTGGCAGAGGCACCGCGGATCCCGACGATCGCGGCCTACCGCATGCCCGGCGTGTCGTCGGCCGCGCAGTTGATCCGCTTCGACATGGCGGGGTTCGCGGTGTCGGCGGGCAGCGCCTGTTCGTCGGGCAGCATGCGGCCGAGCCACGTCCTCGCCGCCATGGGCTATTCTCCGGAGGCCGCCGGCGAGGTCGTGCGCGTCAGCTTCGGCTGGACCACCACTGCCGATGACGTCGCGCGCTTCGCGGACCTCTGGACGCGCACTGCGCGCGACGTGCGGCGCGCCGCATGA
- a CDS encoding cysteine desulfurase family protein has product MTYLDYQATTPLAPEALAAMLPWLELQHANPHSPHREGRRARAAVEVARDQVAALLPPGGRVAFTSGATEALNWAIKGTTGGIVTLATEHAAVLDTVQASGRPSAILPVGADGLVDLDAARAAIAPGTGLVAAMLVNNEIGVIQPIAALADIAHEAGALMLCDAVQGYGRVAIPATVDLVAISAHKVYGAKGIGALWIRDGVALAPLLHGGGQEAPGRSGTLSPALCAGFGVAARLMAERAAEDDAHVGRLWSLALDRLGPDWALNGARDDRYHGNLNIRRDGLDVNRLMSDLRDIAFSAGSACASGSGRSSHVLRAIGLTEAQARSSIRLGFGRYTTEAELDDAVATIVAAAEGQWP; this is encoded by the coding sequence ATGACCTACCTTGATTACCAGGCGACGACCCCGCTCGCGCCCGAGGCACTGGCCGCGATGCTCCCCTGGCTCGAATTGCAGCACGCCAATCCGCATTCGCCGCATCGCGAGGGGCGCCGCGCCAGGGCCGCGGTGGAAGTGGCGCGCGATCAGGTCGCGGCGCTGCTGCCGCCCGGTGGCCGCGTCGCCTTTACCAGCGGCGCGACCGAGGCGCTCAACTGGGCGATCAAGGGCACGACCGGCGGAATCGTCACGCTGGCGACCGAGCATGCCGCGGTACTCGACACCGTGCAGGCGAGCGGGCGGCCGTCCGCGATCCTGCCCGTCGGCGCGGACGGGCTCGTCGATCTCGATGCGGCGCGCGCGGCGATCGCGCCGGGCACCGGCCTCGTCGCGGCGATGCTCGTCAACAACGAGATCGGCGTGATCCAGCCGATCGCCGCGCTGGCGGATATCGCGCACGAGGCCGGCGCGCTGATGCTGTGCGACGCGGTGCAGGGCTATGGGCGGGTGGCGATCCCCGCCACGGTCGACCTCGTCGCGATCTCCGCGCACAAGGTCTACGGGGCGAAGGGGATCGGCGCGCTGTGGATCCGCGACGGCGTCGCGCTCGCGCCGCTGCTGCACGGCGGCGGGCAGGAAGCACCGGGCCGATCGGGCACGCTGTCTCCGGCGCTCTGCGCGGGGTTCGGCGTCGCGGCGCGTCTGATGGCGGAACGCGCTGCGGAGGATGACGCGCATGTCGGGCGCCTCTGGTCGCTCGCGCTCGATCGTCTGGGGCCGGACTGGGCACTGAACGGAGCGCGCGATGATCGCTATCACGGCAATCTCAACATCCGCCGCGACGGTCTCGACGTGAACCGGCTGATGTCCGACCTGCGCGATATCGCCTTCTCCGCAGGGTCGGCCTGCGCCAGCGGGTCGGGACGGTCCAGCCACGTGTTGCGCGCGATCGGATTGACCGAGGCGCAGGCGCGCTCGAGCATCCGGCTCGGCTTCGGGCGCTACACGACGGAGGCGGAACTCGACGACGCGGTCGCGACGATCGTCGCGGCGGCAGAAGGACAATGGCCATGA
- a CDS encoding flavin monoamine oxidase family protein has protein sequence MVSTVVIGGGAAGIAAARTLWDAGEDVLLVEASDRLGGRTRSVSIPLDNVVGAASHAVVDEGCGWLHSAKRNPWTAIAEASGFTIDQSSANWRTQWRDLGFPPKDQEASHAAFAEWSKRAHAALGGPDRPLSDFVTPSDRWRPMIDAISGYANGANLSQVSLQDWAAYEDAATDDNWAIVEGYGTLVASHAGEVPIRLSTPVTRIDHRGRRLKLATPAGTIEADRAIVCVPTTVLATGALTFDPPLPDKQAAADALPLGLADKVFLEVDRPEWPANAHLVGNPYGVCTASHRLSPFGLPIIESFFGGDCAESLEGGDASQFAIDELVALLGSDWRRRLTPRGATRWRQVPHIGGSYSHARVGQAGQRAVLAAAIDDRLFFAGEACHAHDFSTAHGAYETGVAAARVICQRRAIA, from the coding sequence ATGGTCAGCACCGTCGTCATCGGCGGCGGTGCGGCCGGAATTGCCGCCGCGCGTACGCTGTGGGACGCGGGCGAAGACGTTCTGTTGGTCGAGGCTAGCGACCGTTTAGGTGGTCGCACGCGCAGCGTTTCGATACCGCTCGATAACGTCGTCGGTGCGGCCAGTCATGCCGTTGTCGACGAAGGCTGCGGCTGGCTCCATTCCGCCAAGCGGAACCCGTGGACAGCGATCGCCGAGGCGAGCGGGTTCACCATCGACCAATCATCGGCCAATTGGCGCACGCAGTGGCGTGATCTCGGGTTCCCACCCAAGGACCAAGAGGCGTCCCACGCCGCCTTCGCCGAATGGAGCAAGCGCGCGCATGCGGCGCTAGGCGGGCCCGACCGACCGCTGTCTGACTTCGTAACGCCGTCCGACCGCTGGCGGCCCATGATCGACGCGATTTCCGGCTACGCCAATGGTGCGAACCTTTCCCAGGTTTCGTTGCAGGACTGGGCCGCGTACGAAGACGCTGCGACCGACGACAATTGGGCGATCGTCGAGGGATACGGCACGCTCGTGGCCAGCCATGCGGGCGAGGTTCCCATCCGACTTTCGACGCCCGTCACCAGGATAGACCATCGCGGCCGTCGGCTGAAGCTGGCAACACCCGCGGGAACGATCGAGGCGGATCGTGCGATCGTGTGCGTACCGACGACCGTGCTGGCGACCGGCGCACTGACCTTCGATCCCCCGCTTCCCGACAAGCAGGCCGCCGCCGACGCGCTGCCGCTCGGACTGGCGGACAAGGTGTTCCTCGAAGTCGACCGTCCGGAATGGCCCGCCAACGCGCATCTCGTCGGCAACCCCTACGGCGTCTGCACCGCCAGCCATCGCCTGTCGCCATTTGGGCTGCCGATCATCGAAAGCTTCTTCGGCGGCGATTGTGCAGAGTCGCTCGAAGGCGGCGACGCGAGCCAGTTCGCGATCGACGAACTCGTGGCACTGCTCGGCAGCGACTGGCGCCGGCGCCTGACACCGCGCGGCGCGACGCGCTGGCGGCAGGTTCCGCATATCGGCGGCAGCTACAGCCACGCGCGTGTCGGCCAGGCCGGGCAGCGCGCGGTGCTGGCGGCGGCGATCGACGATCGCCTCTTCTTTGCGGGCGAGGCGTGCCATGCCCACGACTTCTCGACGGCGCACGGCGCGTACGAGACCGGGGTCGCCGCTGCACGCGTGATTTGCCAGCGCCGCGCGATCGCATAA
- the mtgA gene encoding monofunctional biosynthetic peptidoglycan transglycosylase → MVARILRISLKAGLVFVLVTVAWVGLYRFVPPPFTWTMMGDVIAERGVTKDWMPLSQMDPDMPRAAIAGEDARFCTHNGFDFRAMAGAAARNAKGGRIRGGSTISQQTAKNAFLFQGGGYLRKAFEAYFTVLIEALWGKRRIMEVYLNIAETGIGTYGANAGALRYFHHDASKLSPTEAGRIAAVLPLPKKRAAIDPRGFVRRHGNTLSRRVGTVRNDGLDACLKG, encoded by the coding sequence ATGGTCGCTCGCATCCTCCGCATTTCGCTCAAGGCCGGTCTGGTGTTCGTGCTGGTGACGGTCGCCTGGGTTGGGCTCTACCGCTTCGTGCCGCCGCCCTTCACCTGGACCATGATGGGCGACGTCATCGCCGAACGCGGCGTCACCAAGGACTGGATGCCGCTGTCGCAGATGGACCCCGACATGCCCCGAGCGGCGATCGCCGGCGAGGATGCGCGGTTCTGCACGCATAACGGCTTCGATTTCCGTGCGATGGCCGGCGCGGCGGCACGCAACGCCAAGGGCGGGCGGATCCGCGGCGGGTCGACGATCAGCCAGCAGACCGCGAAGAACGCTTTCCTGTTCCAGGGCGGTGGTTACCTGCGCAAAGCGTTCGAGGCGTATTTCACGGTGCTGATCGAGGCGCTGTGGGGGAAGCGGCGGATCATGGAAGTGTATCTGAACATAGCCGAGACCGGGATCGGCACGTACGGCGCGAACGCCGGGGCGCTGCGGTATTTCCACCACGACGCGTCGAAGCTCTCGCCGACCGAGGCGGGCCGGATCGCCGCGGTGTTGCCGCTGCCCAAGAAGCGCGCGGCGATCGATCCGCGTGGGTTCGTTCGGCGTCATGGGAATACGCTGTCGCGCCGGGTCGGCACGGTGCGGAACGACGGGCTGGATGCGTGCCTGAAGGGGTGA